The genomic region GCACTCGGCTACGCCGCCTTCGCCGTCGCCGCGGTTCTGGCCGTGGGATTCAGCAGGCGTACGGGGTGGGGTCTGGCGGTCGACGCGATCGGGGAGGACGCGACCACGGCCGACCGCTGCGGTCTCCCGGTGCGGGCCGTCCGGTTCGCGGCCGTGCTGCTCACCGGCGCCGTATCGGGCCTGGCGGGTGCGCAGCTGGCCCTGTCGGAGGTGCACGCCTTCAGCGACGACATCACCGGCGGCATCGGCTACCTCGCGGTCGTCGCGGTGATCGCGGGCCGCTGGCGGGCCTGGCCCACGATCGTCGCCTGCCTCTTCTTCGGCGTCGCTCAGTCGCTCCAGTTCGTCGCGCCCGCGCTGGGACTGCATCTGTCCGCGCCCCTGCTGACCACACTGCCGTACGTCATCGCGCTGCTCGCGGTGAGCGGCCTGGTGGGCCGCAGCCGGGCACCGTCGGGGCTCACCGTCCCGTTCCTGCGCGGCACCTGACCGTCCGCCGTCCGCACCCGCACACCTCCCCCTGAGGACACACGACATGACGCTGATCCTGACCCGCTCCGACATCGCCGCGCTGCTCGCGGACGTCCGGGAGGACGTCGAGAAGGCGGTGGAGAGCTGCCACCTGGACCTGGCACTGGGCAGGGCCGTCCTGCCGCCCCCGCCGGCCATGCGGCTGCCCGGGTCGGACGGGACCTTCCTCGCGATGGCATCGGCTTCCGCGCCGGCCGGTCTCGCCACCGTCAAGCTCCTGGCGGACCTCCCCGCCAACCGCGAACGGGGCCTGCCCGTGCAGCGGTCGTCCGTCCTGGCCGTGTCCGCGGACACCGGTGCGTGCGAGGCGCTCCTCGACGGGGCCGAGGTCACCCGTGCGAGAACCGCCGCCGCGACCGCCGTCGCCACCCGGGCCCTCGCCCGGAAGGACGCACGCGTCCTGGGGCTCGTCGGCACCGGCCCCCTCGCCCGGGCCCACGCCCGCGCCCTGCTGCCGGGCCGCTCCTACGAACGGATCGTGCTCTGGGGGCGCGATCCCGGCCGGAGCAGCGAGCTGGCCGCCTGGATCGGTGCGGAGCTCGGCGTGGACGCGCACGTGCTGGCCGGACCCCGGGCCGTGGCCGAGGCCTCGGACGTCCTGTGCACGCTGACACCGTCCCGGGAACCGCTGATCCGGGGCGCGTGGCTCTCCCCCGGCCAGCACATCAACGCCGTGGGCGCCCCGCCACGCCCCGACCACCGGGAGATCGACACGGAAGGCGTCGTACGCTGCCGGATCGTCGTCGACGCCTGGACGACGGCCCGTGAGAAGTCCGGCGAGGTACTGATCCCGCTCGCCGAGGGCGCGCTCGGCGAGGACGACTTCCGGCGCGAACTCGGCGACGTCCTCGCGGGGTCCGTTCCCGGCCGGACCGCGGACAGCGACCTCACACTCTTCAACTCGGTGGGCGTCGGACTCCAGGACCTGGCCGTGGCACGGCTGCTCATGGACGCCGCGGCCGAGCGAGGCGCGGGCACCCGGATCGACCTCGGCGGCTGACCCGGGGACGGGGCGGGATGCCCCGCCCCCGGGCGTCCCGCCTACTCGGCCAGCCGGATCGAGTTGATCGGCGTCATGTTCGTGACGATGGTCTCGCCCGGGTATCCCTTGTCGCCGCAGTTGACGCCGTCGTACCCCTTGCAGAGAGCCGCGGTCGCCCCACCCGTCTGGTTGTTGAGGACACGGTGCGTCCCGGTCTCGTCGACCAGGTTGTGGGCGCCGTACGACCAGTACATGTGCTCCGGCTTGTCACCGTTCCAGCCCGAACCCGGGTAGAGGCAGACGGCACCCGACGGGCACCCGTGGACGGTCGCCCGCGCTCCGGCCTCGGCGGCCTGCGAGCCCGCCCCCGTCACCAGCACGGCCCCTGCCGCGAACGTCAGTACAGCCGCCGCTCGTACGATCCTGCGCATGATTCCTCCTGTGGTCCCCGAACGCCCGTCCCCCGCAACTTCCCCCGTTGCGCGGGCGTTCGGCCTGACTGGAGACTGACACCCCCGCCGCCCCGGGCGCCGCACCCTTTCAGCACGGTGGAAACGTCGTCGCCTCAGACGCCCGCCGAATCGAGCAGCTGCCGTCCCAGCGGGGAGGGAACATGCAGCACACGCCGCCCTTCCCGGCGGCAGGAGGCCAGCCCGGCCTCGCGCAGGATCGCCAGCTGCTGGCTGGTGTTGGGCAGCGACGAGCCGACGGCGGCGGCCAGTTCCGAGGTGGACGCGCAGCCCTGGACCGCGATCTCGTACAGGAGAGCCGCGCGCGTCGGTCCGAGCAGCCTGGCCAGCGACGACCGGGCGGAGGGCCCGCCGGGGACGACAGGCTTGTCGACCGGGTAGACCAGCATCGGCAGCAGCGCGTCGTCGACCAGGGTGACCGGCATGCGCCAGCAGAAGTACGAGGGCACGAGCAGGAGCCCGCGCCCGTCCAGATACAGGTCCCGCTCCACCGGGTACGCCATCTCCAGCACCGGCGGGGACCACCGGACCATCGGCCGGAAGGTCTCCAGCAGCGCCCGGGTGCCGCCGGCCGAGAGCTCCCGGGACCGCCAGGCGAGGTCGGAGGCCACCGCCGCGTCGATGCGCTCCCGGAACGGGGCGACGAACAGCCTGTCGTAGGTGCTCAGCGCGCCGCCCAGCACCCGCAGCGCCGTCGTGTCGCCCCTGGCGAGCTCCGCACCCGCCGGGGGCCTGCCGCTCGCCCGGGCCAGCAGTTCCAGTTCGGTGCGCAGCCGGGTGCGCGGGGTGGTGAGCACCCGCTCGATCCCGTTCCTCAGATCGGCGACGCCACCGTCCACGGCGGGCGTCAGGAAGTCCGGGAAGTAGGGCCCGTACGGCACCAGACCGCACAGGAACCGTGCGGCGCGGCGTCCCGGCCCTTCGGCCTTCAGCCGGTCCGCGACGCTGCGCCGCCAGGGTCCGAAGGCGACGAGCCCCTCCTTGTTCTGCAGCCGGCAGAGGCTGCAGACGATCTCCCACAGCGGGTCGGGCCCGCGGGCGATCCGGACGTACTCCAGGTCCTCGGCGGTGAAGTGGATACGCAACAAGATTTCCCCCCTTGTCGTACCTCTCACCACTGTGGGGGCGGGGGCGGCCCGGGGGCCAAGCTTTCCCGCCGCGTGTCCGGCACGGGTGAGGGCCCGCACAACCGGGTGGAACTCTGTGGTCCGCCCCCGGGGCCGTTCAGTAGCGTGCGGGTATGAGCACTTCCGACATCACCCCGGCCACGACCTCGTCCGACGCCCACCCCCGGTTCGCGGAAGCCCTGCGGGAGCTGGGACTCGACGTCGAGGTACGCCGCTTCCCCGACGCCACACGCACCGCGGCCGAGGCCGCCGCCGCGATCGGCTGCGAGCTCGGCCAGATCGTCAAGTCCCTGATCTTCGAGGCGGACGGTGTGCCCGTCCTGGTCCTGGTGGACGGCTCGTCCCGGGTGGACGTCGAACGCGTGAGGGCCGAGCTCGGCGCCGGAAAGGTCGAGCGGGCCGGAGCCGGTCCGGTCCGGGAGACCACCGGGTACGCGATCGGCGGGATCCCGCCCTTCGGGCACCGTACGAAGACCCGGGTGCTGGCCGACCGGGGGCTGCTCGGCCACACGACGGTCTGGGCGGCCGCCGGCACCCCGCACACGGTCTTCCCGCTCGATCCCGGGAGCCTGATCGAGCTCGCGGGCGGCACTCTCGTGGACGTCCGCGAGCGAGCCGCGTGACCCCCCTGGTGGCGGCGGCCGTCCTGGCCGCCGCGATCACGCACGCCAGCTGGAACGCCATCGCCCATGCCATACGTGACCAGTTGGTGTCCTTCACCCTGATCTCCGGTGGCGGGGCGCTGATCGGGCTCGTGCTGGCCTGCTTCGCCCCGCTCCCGGCCGCCGGCGCCTGGCCGTACCTGCTCGTCTCCGCGGGTCTGCACGTGGCGTACATGCTGCTGCTGATGCGCTCGTTCACCCTGGGCGACTTCGGCCAGATGTATCCGATCGCCCGGGGCACGGCCCCCCTGGTCGTGACGGTCCTGGCCGCCGTGTTCGTCGGGGAGCGCCCGGACGGCTGGGCGACGGTGGGCGTCGCCGTGGCCTCGGCGGGGCTCGTCGGGCTGGCGCTGTGGGGCATCCGCGGCTCCGGCAGGCGCCCCCACTGGCCGGCGATCCTGGCGGCCCTCGCGACGGGCCTGGCCATCGCCGGCTACACCACGGTCGACGGTGTGGGGGTGCGTGCCTCGGGGACACCGATCGGCTACATCGCGTGGCTGATGATCCTGGAGGGGATCGCCATCCCCGCCTACGCGTTCTGGCGCCGCAGGGGTGAACTGGTACCGCAGCTCGGCCCGTTCGCCGGCAGAGGGCTGCTGGGCGCGGCCCTGTCGGTCGCCGCGTACGGTCTCGTCCTCTGGGCGCAGACGAAGGCGGCGCTCGCCCCGATCGCCGCGCTCCGTGAGTCCTCGATCATCGTGGGCGCCGCGATAGGGACCGTGTTCTTCAAGGAGCGGTTCGGGGCTCCGAGGATCGCCGCGGCCGGGCTGATGGTGGTCGGTATCGGCCTGATGCTGCACACGGGTTGAGCGGGCCGGCCCCTTCGTCACCGTGCGGCCGACGCCGCCAGCTCCACGACCACTTCGCCGTCCTCCTCCTCGCCCGTGGGCCGGAAGCCGAGCGAGGTGTAGAGGCGTCCGGCCGCCGTGTTGACGGGATCGTAGGAGAGCCGGAGCACCTCGCACCCCTCCTGCTCCGCCAGCCATCCGGCCAGCGTGCGTACGGCGGCGCGGCCGACGCCCCGGCCCTGTTCGGGGCCGTCGACGAGCATCCCGCCGATCCAGTACGAGCCGTCGTCGTCCCTGGCCCACATCACATGTCCGGTCACGGTGTCGTCCCCGTACACCGCGAGCGAGTGCCAGGTGTCCTCGCGCAGCGACAGCAGCAGATAGCGGGCGGCCAGTGCGGGAGCGTGGGCGCGCTGGGCGTCGAGGGGCGCGATGTCCGCGACCGCACGCCAGTTGGCGTCGTCGACCGGGCGCAGGGTGATGCGCCGGCCGGCCCGGTCCGTGAGTCCGTGGTCGATCATCCGGGCAGGGTAGGCAGCGGGCCGCCGGTCCGGCTACCGGATTTCCGGGTCCCCCGCCACCCGGCTGCCGGGTTTCCGGATCCCCGTCCCCCGGATACCGGCTACCGGCTTTCGGGGTCCCCCGTCATCGCCGCGCGGAAGGCGGTGTTGACGGCGAGCAGCCCGCCGTCCACCCGCAGCGTCGTGCCGGTGATCCAGGCCGCGTCCCGCGAGGCGAGGAAGGCGACGGCGGCCGCGATGTCGTCCGGTTCGCCCACCCGCCCGAGAGGGTAGAGCGCGGCGGCCCGCTCCAGCTCGGCGTCGCGGCCCGCCCAGGCGTCCGTACGGATCGTGCCGGGCGCCACGAGGTTGACGCGGACGCCACGAGGTCCGGCGTGGCCGGCGAGGGTCCGGGTCAGGCTGGCCAGGCCCGCCTTGGCGGCGCTGTAGGCGTGGCCGCCGAAGTCCTGTTCGCCGTTGACCGAGCCGATGTTGACGATGGCGCCGCGGCCGGAGGCCACCAGGTGCGGCAGTGCGGCGCGGGAACAGCGGTGGGGGCCGGTCAGGGTGATGTCGAGGGTACGGGCCCAGGGTTCGTCGGCCTCGTCCTCGAAGAGCGCCACGTCGTCGTCGTAGTAGGCGTAGGCGTTGTTGACCAGGACGTCGAGCCGTCCGAAGACGGCGACCGCGTGGGCCACCGCCGCGTCGACCGCCGCCCGGTCCCCCACGTCGCAGGCGAGGGATTCGGCGGTGCCGCCCGTGCCGCGTATCCCGGCGGCCGTGCGCTCGGCGCGGCCGGCGTCCAGGTCGGTGACGAGGACGGCCGCCCCCTCGGAGGCGAGCCGGCGGGCGGTCGCCGCCCCGATGCCCTGTCCCGCGCCCGTGAGGAGCGCGGCGTATCCGTCGAGGCGAGGAGTCATAGCGCCGACCGTACTGCCCGGACCAGGGCCTGGGCACGGGGGTCGGCGGTAACTCCCTTCTGCAGACCGTTCGTCACATAGCCGAGCGCTATGCCCGTTTCGGGGTCGGCGAAGCCCAGCGAACCGCCGCGTCCGGGGTGCCCGAACGACCCGGGGCCGAGCAGCGGCGCCGCCGGTCCGTGCAGCATGTAGCCGAGGCCGAAGCGGGTGCTGACGACCAGCACGCGGTCCGGTCCCGCGGACTCCTCGGTGCGGGCCAGGGTGAGCGTCGCGGGGGCGAACAGCCGCTCCCCGTCGACCTGGCCGATCATCGCGGCGTAGCAGCGGGCGAGGCCGCGCGCGGTGGCGACGCCGTTGGAGGCGGGGAGTTCCGCCGCGCGGTAGTCCGGGGCGTTCTCGTCGGGGAAGGGGTCGATCGCGCCGAAGGCGCGGCGGGTCAGCGAGGCCGGATCGGCGTAGGCGTCGACGACGGAGCGCTTGGGGCGCACGCGCAGTGCGCCGCTGCCCTCGGCCGGCGGCGGTGCGACCGGCCCGATGCGGCCGATGCGGTGCGACTCGTCGGCCGGGAGCCCGAACCAGAAGTCCAGGCCGAGCGGGCGTGCGATCTCCTCCGCGACCCACCGGCCGATGGTCCGCCCGGTGACCCTGCGCACCAGTTCGCCGACGAGCCAGCTGTAGGTCTGGGCGTGGTACCCGTGGTCGGTGCCGGGCTCCCACTGGGGCCGCTGGGCGGCGACGGCCGCGGCTCCGGTGGTTCCGTCCGCCGCCTCCTGAGGTGTCAGCGCCCGGTCGAGGGCGGCCAGCCCGGCCCGGTGGGCCAGGAGGTGGCGCACGAGGACGCGCTCCTTGCCGTTCGCCTTGAACTCCGGCCAGTACGTGCCGACGGGGGCGTCGAGGTCCACCTGTCCGCGCTGGTGCAGCAGCAGCGGTACGGCGGCTGCGACGCCCTTCCCCGCGGAGCGGACGATCTGGACGGTGTCCACGGCCCAGGGCTCGGTGCCGTCCACATCTCTCGTACCGGCCCACAGGTCAACGACCTTGCGCCCGTGGTGGTAGAGGGCCACGGCCGCTCCCCGTTCACCGCGCTGTTCGAAGTTACGGACGAAAGCGTCCCGTACCGCCTCGAACCCCGGCGCCACCGTGCCCCGTACGTCCACACCTGCTACCGCGCTCCCGCTCATCCCCCCATGGTGCATCGCGCAGCAGGTGGAACGGGTGGCGGGTCACCTCCTGTTCACGAACGCGGTACGGACACGGAACGCGGGTCGAAGCCGAAGGGCAGCTCCAGCCGGTGCCTGCGCATGAGGCCGTCGTCGCACAGGAGGTCGTACGTGCGGTCGTCGGCGGCGATCACCCCGTCGCTCAGGATGACGGCGCGCGGGCAGAGTTCGAGGGCGTACGGCAGGTCGTGGGTGACCATCAGCACGGTGACGTCCAGGGACCGCAGGATGTCGGCGAGTTCACGGCGGGAGGCGGGGTCCAGGTTGGAGGAGGGCTCGTCCAGGACGAGGATCTCCGGTTCCATGGCGAGGACGGTGGCGACGGCGACCCGGCGGCGCTGGCCGAAGGAGAGGTGGTGCGGGGGCCGTGCCGCGTACTCCTCCATGCCGACCTGCTTGAGCGCGCTCATGACCCGGTCCTCCAGCTCGGGACCGCGCAGTCCGGCCGCGGCGGGCCCGAAGGCGACGTCCTCGCGGACGGTCGGCATGAAGAGCTGGTCGTCGGGGTCCTGGAAGACGATGCCGACACGGCGGCGGATCTCGGCGAGGTGCCTCTTCTCCACCGGCAGCCCGGCGACGCGGACGGTGCCGGCGCCCGCGTCGAGGATGCCGTTGAGGTGGAGGACGAGGGTGGTCTTGCCCGCGCCGTTGGGGCCGAGCAGCGCCACGCGTTCACCGCGGGCCACGGTCAGGTCGACGCCGAAGAGGGCCTGGTGGCCGTCGGGGTAGGCGTAGGCGAGGCCGCTGACCTCGAGGGACGGCGCGGGGGCGGTGGGCAGGCTCATACGGTCCATCCCAGCAGACATACGACGAGGGCGAGCACGGGGAGTGCCGCGGCGTGCGCCCACTGGGTACGGGAGGCGGTCACCTCGTCGATCACCGGCATGGTGCCGGTGTAGCCGCGGCTGACCATCGCGAGGTGGACGCGCTCGCCGCGCTCGTAGGACCGGATGAAGAGGGCGCCCGCCGTCTTGGCGAGGACGCTCCAGTGCCGCACCCCGCTCGCCTCGAAGCCCCGGGAGCGCCGTGCGATCGACATCCGGCGCAGCTCGTCGGTGATGACGTCGCCGTAGCGGATCATGAAGGACGCGATCTGGACGAGCAGCGGCGGCAGTCTGAGCCGCTGGAGGCCGAGCAGCAGGGAGCGCAGCTCGGTGGTCGAGGCGAGGATCACCGAGGCCGCCACGCCGAGGGTGCCCTTCGCGAGGACGTTCCAGGCGCCCCAGAGACCGGGGACGCTGACGGGGACACCGAGCAGCTCGGTCTGCTCCCCCGGCACGACGAACGGCATGAGCAGCGCGAACGCCACGAACGGCACCTCGATGACCAGCCGCTTCAGCAGGAACCCGGCGGGGATCCGGGCCACCGCTGCGACGGCGGCGAGCAGCACTGCGTACAGCGCGAAGGCCCAGACGGCCTCGCGGGGGGTGGAGACGACGACCACGACGAAGCAGAGGACGGCGGCGAGCTTGCAGTGCGGTGGCAGGGCGTGGACCGGCGAGTGGCCGTGCCGGTAGAGCTTGTGCGCGTGGCCTGCGCCCATGTCAGACGGACTCGGTGGTGCGGGATCCGGTGGCCTCCGGCGCCCGGCGCCGGCGCACGGCCCAGAAGACGCCGCTGCCGACGGCGACGGTGACGCCGACGCCGATCACTCCGGCGAGGCCTCCGGAGACGCGGGCGTTACTGATGTCCTCGATGCCGTAGTCGGCGAGCGGGGAGCCCGCCGCGTCGTGTTCCTGGACCTTCTCGTCGATGCCCTTGTCGGCGGCGACCTTCTCCAGGCCGTCGGGGCTGGCGGACGCGTAGAAGGAGACGACGCCCGCGAGGACGACCGCGGCCGCGAGGCCGGCGGCCCAGACCCCGCGTGTGGAGCGGGCGGCCGCGGGCGCGGGCGAGGAGGCCGGCGCGTCGACGAGTTCGCCGTCCACACGGAGCTTGAGCGGGGCGGCGAGTCCGCGCGCCCCGTGCACCAGGTCGGGGCGCACGGCGATCACGGCGCCGACGGTCAGCGCGGTGATCGCCGCCTCCCCGATACCGATCAGCACATGGACGCCGACCATCGCGGTGAGCACCTTGCCGATGGGTACGTCGGTGGTGCCGCCGATCGCGTAGATGAGGGTGAACGCGACGGCGGCGGCCGGCACGGAGACGAGCGCGGCCACGAAGGCCGCGACGGTCGTCGAGCGGCGGGTACGGGGCAGCACACGGGTCAGCCCGCGGAAGAGCGCGTAGGCGACGACGGTGGTGACGACCCCCATCACCGTGATGTTCACGCCGAGCGCGGTCAGGCCGCCGTCGGCGAAGAGGATGCCCTGCATCAGCAGGACGACCGCTATGCAGAGCAGCCCCGTGTAGGGGCCGACCAGGATCGCCGCCAGTGCCCCGCCCAGGAGGTGTCCGCTGGTACCCGCCGCGACCGGGAAGTTCAGCATCTGCACGGCGAAGATGAAGGCGGCGACGAGCCCCGCCAGCGGGGCGGTCCGCTCGTCCAGTTCCCGCCGGGCGCCGCGGAGACCGACGGCGACCGCTCCTGCGGCGACGACACCCGCGACGGCGGAGACGGGTGCGTTGATGAAACCGTCGGGTACATGCATGGAGTGGCTCCGCTTCGGGCGTTGCTGCTGGCGGGGTCGGGAAACGCTCCATGATAGAGCCCTGTTGCAAATAGTTCGCAAGAGCGCAGAGATGACAACTACGCCAACCCTCAACATGCCCAAATGGGAATATATGGGACATTAGGGGGAGAGATTTTCGCACAGGAGGAGCCGGCCATGTCCCTCGTGATCCAAGAACACGCCCGAGCCCGGCTCATCACCGACGGCCCGGATCCCCGACCGGTCCCCGTCGAACTGCGCTACGACCCCGAGGAGCCGGGGGCCGTGCGTGTCCGGCTCCCCGGAGGCGCCGACCGGACCTTCGGCCTCGACCTCCTGGAACGCGGACTGCGCTCCCCCGTCACCCGCGGCGACATACGGATATGGCCGTGCGGCCGGGCCCAGCTGGTCCTGGAACTGCACTCGACGGACGGTGTCGCCGTCCTCCAGTTCGACATCGCGCCCGTCATCCGCTTCGTGTCGCGGACCCGCGGCCTGACGGCGAAGCGCCCGCCTGCCGCCACCACCGCCCCCGTCACCCGCGCCTGAACGGAGACGAGCCCCCGTGCCGTTGCACGGGGGCTCGTCGTCGCCCCGGTCCCCCGTCCCCACAGGTAACCGGCGCTCCGGGGCCGCGCTCCGCTCAGACGCGTGCCCCGGGGTCTCGGTGCGTCAGACGCGGACCAGCTCCCGCTCCCCGCCGCCCTCGGCAGGGCCTCCGTCGGAGAGGTCCTTGCGCAGGCCCTCTCCCTCGACGTCGACGTTGGGCAGCGCACGGTCCAGCCAGCGCGGCAGCCACCACGCACGCTTGCCGAGCAGGGCGAGCACCGCCGGCACGATGGCCATCCGCACGACGAAGGCGTCGAAGAAGACGGCGATGGCGAGCGAGAAGCCGATCATCTTGATCATCTGCTCCGAGGAACCGATGAAACCGGCGAAGACGGCCATCATGATCACGGCGGCAGCCGTGACCACCCGTGCCCCGTGCTTGAAGCCGGTGACGATCGCCTGTCCGGGCGTCTCCCCGTGGACGTACGCCTCACGCATCCGTGTGACCAGGAAGACCTCGTAGTCCATCGCGAGGCCGAAGACCACACCGACCATGAAGATCGGCATCATGCTCATGATCGGACCGGTCTGCTCGACCCCGAAGAGCGAGCCGAGCCAGCCCCACTGGAAGACCGCGACGACCGCGCCCAGAGCCGCGACCACCGAGAGCAGGAAGCCGAGGGCCGCCTTCAGCGGCACGAGGACCGAGCGGAAGACCACCATCAGCAGCAGGAACGCCAGGCCGACGACGAGCGCCAGGTAGGGCAGCAGCGCGTCGTTCATCTTCTGCGAGAAGTCGATGTTCATGGCCGTGGCGCCCGTGACCAGCACCTCGGCACCGGTGTCGCTCTTGACGGTCTGCCCCGCGTCGCGGATGGCGTGGACCACGTTCTCCGTCTCGACGGAGCTCGGCCGGTCCTTGGGGATGACCGTGATGGTCGCGGTGTCACCGGCCTTGTTGAAGGTGGCCGGAGTGACGGCGGCGACGCCGCCGGAGCCTTCGATCTCGTCGGAGACCCTGTTCACCGCGGCCTTGCCGTCGGAGCTGTTCCTGGTGTCGACGACGACCATCAGCGGACCGTTGAACCCGGGGCCGAAGCCGTCGGAGAGCATGTCGTACGCCTGGCGCTGCGTGGTCGACTTCGGCTGGGCGCCGTCGTCCGGCAGACCCATCTCCAGCGAGGCCGCCGGTACGGCGATGGCACCGAGGCCGATGACGCCGGCCAGCAGGACCCACACCGGCCTGCGCAGCACGAACCGTGCCCAGCGGGTACCCATGTTCGGCTTCGCCTCGGGCTTGTTCTCGGCCTCGGCGGCCTTGCGCGCCCTGCGCCCCATGACCCGCTTGCCCGCGAAGCCCAGCATCGCCGGCACGAGGGTCAGTGCGATGAGGACGGCGATGGCGACGGTGCCCGCGGCGGCGAAGCCCATCTTGGACAGCATCGGGATGTTCACGACGGCGAGGCCGACCAGAGCGATGACCACGGTGAGGCCCGCGAAGACCACCGCGGACCCGGCCGTTCCGACGGCCCGTCCCGCGGCCTCCTCACGCTCCCGCCCCTCGGCCAGTTCGGCCCGGTAGCGGGAGACGATGAAGAGCGCGTAGTCGATGCCGACCGCGAGCCCGATCATCATCGCGAGGGTCGAGGTGGTGGAACCCAGATCCAGGACGTTGGCCAGCGCGGTGATCGTGGAGACCCCGATGCCCACCCCGATGAGGGCGGTCAGCAGAGGCAGCCCGGCGGCGATCAGCGAGCCGAAGGTGACGACCAGGACGACGGCGGCGATGGCGACGCCGATGATCTCGGTGGCGCCCGTCTCCGGCATCACCTGGAGCGCGTCACCACCGATCTCGACCTTCATGCCGCTGCTCTGCGCGTCGTGGCCCGCACCCTCCAGGGCCTCACGCGTCCCGTCGGTGAGCTCCATGGAGCTCACCTTGTAGGAGACGGAGATGTACGCGGTGGAGCCGTCCTTGCTGACGGCGTTCGCCTGGTACGGGTCGGCGACCGAGGCGATCTGGTCCGAGCCGGACTTCAGCTCGCCGACGATCTCCTGGATCTCGGCCTTGTTGTCCGCCGCGGTGACCTTCTCGCCTTCGGGTGCCTTGAAGACGACCCGGGCGGTCGCGCCGTCGGCACTGCCTCCGGGGAAACGTTCATCCAGCAGGTCGAAGGCGCGCTGGGCCTCCGTGCCGGGGATCGAGAAGGAACTGGAGGTGGCGGTGGCCGCCGAGGTGGCGCCGAATCCGGCCAGCGCCAGCAGAGCCACCCAGATGAGGGCGACGTAACGGCGGCGCCGGAAGGCGAGCCGTCCCAGTTTGTACAGGAATGTAGCCACGGAGGGGGTACTCCCGGTCAGGTCGTTGAGTGGAAGAGGGCGTGAGGAACCAGCCCGACGACGAGAGCGGCGTGTCAGGTGGAGCGTCGGGGAGAGGTCTTACGGAAAGGAAATGGGGACGTCAGACGCCGAGGGCGGGGAACACCACGGATTCCGCGTAGTCGGTCAGGAACGCCTGGTCGACCGGGCGTTCCTCGACCAGCTCCCGGGCGGCGAATGCGCCGATCATCATGTGGGGCACATAGGGAAGCGCCGGATTGTCCGGACGCACTTCCCCTCTGTCCACAGCCCGCTGGAGCATCGACCCGAGACCGGTGATCTCCGGCTCGATCAGCAGCTCGCGCAGCGCCTGGAACAGATCGGGGTTGTTGTGGACGGCATGGCTCAGACCCCGCAGCAGTGCGGAGTTCTTCTCCATCTTGCAGTCGTCGGTCTGCCCCATCACGGCCAGGAAGTCACCGCGGAGCGAACCGGTGTCGACATCGGCAAGGTGCACCGGCTTGTCGTTCCGGAGTGCCTTGACGACCAGCTCGGCCTTGCTCCCCCACTGGCGGTAGAGGGTGGCCTTGCTGGAATGGGTGCGGGCGGCGACGGCGTCCATGGTCAGGGCTTCGTAGCCGACCTCGCCGAGCAGGTCGAGCACGGCGGAGTACAGCTCGCTCTCGCGCTCGGGCGTGAGCCTGCTGCGTGCCATGGGTCGACCTCCTCTTCCTTGTGCCCGCTGGATCGTACGTCAGCCGAAGATCAACTAACGGAACGAAACTGTTTCGTACACTTCGAAGATACCCCCCTACCCAAGCGAAACGGGACAGTTTCGCTTGTGTCCTGCACCACAAGTTGCCGCGGGCCCTTCACACGGAAAGCATTGGAGGGTGAGTGACGACGTCGCGTATCTCCGTTTCCCGCACCTCCACAAGGACTTGCTCTGCTTCGTGGCGGAGGACGACCTATGGGTCGCTCCTCTCGCCCCGGCGGGGCAGCGGCCCGGCCGGGCTTGGCGGCTGACCGTCGACCGGACCAGAGTCGGTCATCCGCGCTTCTCGCCCGACGGGGGCCGTATCGCCTACACGACCTGGCGCACGCTCGACCCAGAGATCCACC from Streptomyces sp. QL37 harbors:
- a CDS encoding ABC transporter permease: MSAVVEELASGGVRLAVPLLLASSGELLSERAGVLNLSVEGMMLTGAFAGAAGALASGSAGVGVLAALAAGLLFAALQALLSVVLRADQIVTGITANALALGATTYGSRVLFGDGAADSVPGFDPIAVPGLHDIPVLGPALFEQTALGYAAFAVAAVLAVGFSRRTGWGLAVDAIGEDATTADRCGLPVRAVRFAAVLLTGAVSGLAGAQLALSEVHAFSDDITGGIGYLAVVAVIAGRWRAWPTIVACLFFGVAQSLQFVAPALGLHLSAPLLTTLPYVIALLAVSGLVGRSRAPSGLTVPFLRGT
- a CDS encoding ornithine cyclodeaminase family protein encodes the protein MTLILTRSDIAALLADVREDVEKAVESCHLDLALGRAVLPPPPAMRLPGSDGTFLAMASASAPAGLATVKLLADLPANRERGLPVQRSSVLAVSADTGACEALLDGAEVTRARTAAATAVATRALARKDARVLGLVGTGPLARAHARALLPGRSYERIVLWGRDPGRSSELAAWIGAELGVDAHVLAGPRAVAEASDVLCTLTPSREPLIRGAWLSPGQHINAVGAPPRPDHREIDTEGVVRCRIVVDAWTTAREKSGEVLIPLAEGALGEDDFRRELGDVLAGSVPGRTADSDLTLFNSVGVGLQDLAVARLLMDAAAERGAGTRIDLGG
- a CDS encoding helix-turn-helix domain-containing protein, giving the protein MLRIHFTAEDLEYVRIARGPDPLWEIVCSLCRLQNKEGLVAFGPWRRSVADRLKAEGPGRRAARFLCGLVPYGPYFPDFLTPAVDGGVADLRNGIERVLTTPRTRLRTELELLARASGRPPAGAELARGDTTALRVLGGALSTYDRLFVAPFRERIDAAVASDLAWRSRELSAGGTRALLETFRPMVRWSPPVLEMAYPVERDLYLDGRGLLLVPSYFCWRMPVTLVDDALLPMLVYPVDKPVVPGGPSARSSLARLLGPTRAALLYEIAVQGCASTSELAAAVGSSLPNTSQQLAILREAGLASCRREGRRVLHVPSPLGRQLLDSAGV
- a CDS encoding YbaK/EbsC family protein, giving the protein MSTSDITPATTSSDAHPRFAEALRELGLDVEVRRFPDATRTAAEAAAAIGCELGQIVKSLIFEADGVPVLVLVDGSSRVDVERVRAELGAGKVERAGAGPVRETTGYAIGGIPPFGHRTKTRVLADRGLLGHTTVWAAAGTPHTVFPLDPGSLIELAGGTLVDVRERAA
- a CDS encoding DMT family transporter, encoding MTPLVAAAVLAAAITHASWNAIAHAIRDQLVSFTLISGGGALIGLVLACFAPLPAAGAWPYLLVSAGLHVAYMLLLMRSFTLGDFGQMYPIARGTAPLVVTVLAAVFVGERPDGWATVGVAVASAGLVGLALWGIRGSGRRPHWPAILAALATGLAIAGYTTVDGVGVRASGTPIGYIAWLMILEGIAIPAYAFWRRRGELVPQLGPFAGRGLLGAALSVAAYGLVLWAQTKAALAPIAALRESSIIVGAAIGTVFFKERFGAPRIAAAGLMVVGIGLMLHTG
- a CDS encoding GNAT family N-acetyltransferase — encoded protein: MIDHGLTDRAGRRITLRPVDDANWRAVADIAPLDAQRAHAPALAARYLLLSLREDTWHSLAVYGDDTVTGHVMWARDDDGSYWIGGMLVDGPEQGRGVGRAAVRTLAGWLAEQEGCEVLRLSYDPVNTAAGRLYTSLGFRPTGEEEDGEVVVELAASAAR
- a CDS encoding SDR family NAD(P)-dependent oxidoreductase; this translates as MTPRLDGYAALLTGAGQGIGAATARRLASEGAAVLVTDLDAGRAERTAAGIRGTGGTAESLACDVGDRAAVDAAVAHAVAVFGRLDVLVNNAYAYYDDDVALFEDEADEPWARTLDITLTGPHRCSRAALPHLVASGRGAIVNIGSVNGEQDFGGHAYSAAKAGLASLTRTLAGHAGPRGVRVNLVAPGTIRTDAWAGRDAELERAAALYPLGRVGEPDDIAAAVAFLASRDAAWITGTTLRVDGGLLAVNTAFRAAMTGDPESR